The Candidatus Rokuibacteriota bacterium genome contains the following window.
CCGTTGGTGTGGAGCGACTGGCACCCGCCGAGCACCGCGGCGAGGGCCTGGTAGGCCGTTCGCACGACGTTGTTCATCGGCTGGACGGCGGTGAGAGAGGAGCCGGCGGTCTGGCAGTGGAAGCGGAGGCGCATGGACTCGGGGCGCCTGGCGCCGAAGCGCTCCTTCATGATCCGGGCCCAGCAACGGCGTGCGGCCCTGAACTTGGCGATCTCCTCGAAGAAGTCGGAGTGGGAGATGAAGTAGAAGCTGAGGCGCGGCGCGAAGGCGTCCACGTCGAGCCCGGTCCGCCGCACCTCCTCGACGTAGGCGATGCCGGCGGCGAGGGTGAACGCGGCCTCCTGCACCGCGGTGGCCCCGGCCTCCCGGATGTGGTAGCCGGAGATGTTGACCGGGTTGTAGTGGGGGAGGTGCTGGACCGAGTAGATGATCGAGTCGCGCACGATCCGGATCGACGGCTTGACCGGATAGATCCACTCCTTCTGGGCCGTGAACTCCTTGATGGTGTCGTTCTGGACCGTGCCCGAGAGCTTCGCCTTGGGAATTCCCCGTTTTTCCGCCAGCGCCACATACATGGCCAGGAGGATCCAGGCCGTCGGGTTGATGGTCATCGAGACGCTGATGGAGCCCAGGTCGATGCCGTCGAAGAGCTCCTCCATGTCGGCGAGCGTGTCCGCCGCGACGCCCTCGCGGCCGACCTCGCCGAAGGCCCGCGGGTCGTCGGAGTCGTAGCCCATCAGCGTGGGCATGTCGAAGTCCACGCTGAGGCCCGTCTGGCCCTGAGCGATCAGGTACTTGAAGCGCGCGTTGGTGTCCTGGGCCGTCCCGAAGCCCGCGATCTGACGCATGGTCCACGGCTGAGCCCGGTACATGGTCGGGTAGGGGCCGCGGGTAAAGGGGAACTGACCGGGAAAGCCGAGGTCATTCGCGTAGTCCGTCCCCTCGACGTCTACCGGCGTGTAGAGCCGCTTCAGCTCGCGGCCCGAGAGCGTGGTGAAGGAGTCCTGGCGCTCGGGCCTGCGGGCCTGAAACGCGCTGAGCTCCCCAGCCTCCCACGTCTTCTGTTCGTGCCTGATTGCGTCGAGCTTCTTTGGATCAAGCATGAGTCGCCCCGTCGCTGTCCCCCAGAATCGAGACTCCGTCGTGCCCGTGCTCGATGCGCCCGGGAAGGCGCTTGTAGAAGAGCAGCTCGCGGTAGCCCTGGGGGAGGTTGTCGATGTAGCCGCTGGCGGTGAAGCCGAGCGCGCTGTGCATCCGGATGGAAGCCGCGTTGGTCTCATCGGTGGAAGAGAAGAGCCGGGGACCCGGGCTCCGCTCCTCGACGGCGCGGAAGAGCGCTCGCGCGATCCCCTCCCGGCGCCGGTCGGGCGTGACGACGGCCACCGAGACGAACGTGCAGTTGAACCAGTCGGTACGGTAGGTGAGAAAGCCGACCACGCGTCCGTCGTCGCGGGCCACGAGGAGCTGCCGGCGGTCGAGCGCGGCCTGGATCAGCCCCTGGCCCCGGCGGGAATCGATCAGCTCGGCCGCGAGGCTGAGGCAGCTGCCGATGTCGTCGGGCCCGCCGTGCCGGATCTCAAGCATCCTTCTTTCCCTCGCGTAGCTCGCGGAACAGGTTGCGGTTATCCACCACCCGGCGCGCCTTGAACTCGGTTCGGGGGAGGGCGTCGGGTGGCATGAGCTGGACTTTGGGCCAGAGGCCGATGGCCGCCCGGAGCCGCTCGGCCATCTCCTTCCTCAGCGCCTCGAGCACTTCCGGGTTTCGCTCGGCCCGCGCCGCGATGTCCCGCGTGTACTCGGCCTGGACCACCAGCTCGTCCATGATCTCCTCGCGCGAGATGATGATCCTGAACTCCTCGCCGAAGCCGCGGGTCGCGCGTAGCACGTCCTCGATGGCGCTCGGGTACACGTTCTCCCCGCGCACGATGAACATGTCGTCCACCCGCCCGTAGATCCCCCCGGGGAGCCGCGGGTACGTCCGGCCGCACTCGCACGGCGTATCGGTCCAGCGCGCGAGGTCGCCCGACCAGAAGCGGATCATGGGCTGCGAGGTCCGCTCCAGGTGGTTGTAGATGAGCACCCCCTCGCCGCCGAACGGCACCGGCTCCTTCGTGTCAGGGTGGAGCAGCTCCGCGTAGACGATGTCCTGCCAGAGGTGCATGCCGGCCCTGAAGACGCACTCGCCGTTGGTCATCCACGGGGTCATCTCGGCGGTGGAGCCCGTGTCCACGCAGATCCCGCCGTAGGCTTCCTCGATCCGCTGCTTCGTCGACGGGATCGAGCCGCCGGGCTCGCCCGAGAAGAAGAGGATCTTGATCCCGAACTCCTTCGGATCGATCCCCTCCTGACGGGCCTTCTCCGCGACGTAGAGGCCGTAGGACGGCGTTCCATAGAAGGCGGTGGGCTTGATGTCCCTGAGCCAGCGGAGAGCCTGGAGGGTCTGACCCGGCACGCCCGCGCCGAAGGGGAAGGCGACGCAGCCGAGGCGCTCGGCCCCGGCCAGGGCGCCCCAGCCGCCCAGGTAGAGGGAGAAGAACGAGCCGAAGAAGACCGTGTCGCCGGGGCGGAGGCCGAAGCCCCACATCACCCGCGCGTGGGCGTTGGCGATCCTGCGCCAGTCGTCGCGCCCGATGGCGAACGCCGTGGGCTTCCCGGTGGTGCCCGAGGTGCCGTGGATGTGGAAGACCTCACGGGGCTCGATGCAGAGGTAGGAACCGAAGGGCGGGTGCGCCGCCTGGTCCTCCCTGAGCTCCTGCTTGGTCAGAACCGGTACCTTCCTGAAGTCCTGCAGGCTCTTGATGTCGCCGGGGTCGAGCCCCACCGCCTCCCACTTCCTTCGATAGAACGGCCCGCGCTCCCACGCCCAGCGCATCACGGCTTGGATCTTCCGGAGGATCTCCGCGTCGCGAGACTCGGGATCCTGGCACTCGCGATCCTTGAACCAGCAGGGGGAGCTGGGCTCCGGCCAGTAGCCTTCGTGGTAGCTCGGCGGCCAGGTCGTCATCGCGCTTTGAGGAACGCACGGAGGGCGTTCTTGACCTTCGGGTTCTTTCCCAGGAGCACGGTGTAGTGGTTCGTGCCCGGGACTACGACGAGCGTCGACTTCCGGATGGCGTGGGCCATGGCCTCGGCCTCCTCCTGGGTCATCAGGCAGTCGGTCGCCGTCAGGAGGCCGTCGGGGGCGCGGAAGATCAGCGTCGGGCACTTCACCTGGTGGTGGTAGACCCAGAGTCGCTCACGCGCGAGATTCGCCAGCTCCTCCTCGATGGCGTGCCTGGCCACCTTCGAGCGGACCGCCCCCGAGCTGAGCGTCTCCACGTCGTAGCGGAAGTAGCGCTCCAGGTAGTCGTTCCAGCGGCCGGCCAGCATCGGGAGGCTCTGCATCAGCTGGAGAAACGCGTCCATCGACGGGAACTCGATGCCGAGCCGGTTGATGGCGGGAGCCAGGGAATCCAGGATCTCGGCGCGGACGTCGATCCCGCCGTCCACCAGCACCAGCTTCGACACCCGCTGGGGGAAGCGGGCGGCGAAGCAAACGCCGATGTGGGCTCCGAGCGAGTGCCCCATGATGATCGCTTTCTTCACGCCGAAGTGGTCGAGCAGACCGACCAGGTCCTGGCAGTGGATCTGCAGGCTGTAGCCCTTTTCCGGCTTGTCGCTCTCCCCCCGGCCCCTGAGGTCGTAGGCGATGAGCCGGTAGTCAGGCGACAGGATGTCGGCGATGCTCGCCCAGCAGGCGTGGTTGGCGGTGAGGCCGTGGATGCAGACGGCGGCGGCGCCTTTGCCCGGCCAGTCTTGGACCGCGAGGGAGACTCCGTTCACCTTGACGCGGGGCATCGCGAACCTCCTCGTTGAGCCAGAGTCACTTTAACCTACAAGGGCCGGGTCTGCTTTTCAACCACCGTCGCGCTCAGGGTGAGTCGGCGAGGCGGCGAACGGCGCCGATGATCCCGTGCGCGGCCCGGGCGAACTCTTCCTGGCTGATCCTCCCGGGAAGATCGCCAGGCGAGTGGTACTCCGGATAGCGGTAGAGGGCGGTGTCGGTCAGCATCACTGCCGGATACCCTTCCTTCCAGAACGACCAGTGGTCAGACCAGTCCACGCCCGGAATCCACGGAAACGTCGCGACGCCCTCCACGGGGAAGTCGGTCGCCGCCATCAGGTGACGGAGGAACTCGACCACGAGCGGTCGTGAGGCCAGGTTCCCCACCACGGCGAGGAAGTCGGCCCGATCCGGATAGAAGGCTCCGAAGGGAAACGGATACCGCTGGCTTCCCGCGCCGTGGGCGTAGTACCCGAGGGTTTCCAGCGAGACCATGGCTACGATCTTCTCGTGTCGCCGCCGCGCATTCAGCGCGTGGAGCCGGCTTCCCATCTGCTCGGAGTGGAAGAACGGCGGTTCCTCGTTGACGAAGGCGACGACGCGAACGGTGCGGAGGGGACGCGCGGCCTTCAGGGCCGCTGACAGCTCGAGGAGCACTGCCACCCCGGTCGCGTTGTCGTTGGCGCCGGCGGTTCCGATCAGGGAATCGTAGTGGGCCCCGACGAGCACGATCTCGTGCGGCCGGCCGGCCCCCGGCTGCTCAACGATCAGGTTCACGCACCGCTGCCCGGCCACCTCGAACGGCTCCTCCGCCACGGGAAACCCCTGCGCCGTCCAGCTCTGCCGGATATACTCTGCGGCCGCGCGGAGACCCTGGGGGCGGAAGAGGTTCCGCTCCCCGATCTCGCCCGCGAGGACCGTCACGTGCTTGATCAGCCGGTTTCCGAGGTCGTCGATCTGCCGGCGGGCGGCTTCGTCGAGCACGGGCCGGGGCTCCTTGGGCTTCACGTCAACCATGACGACGTAGGCGACGGCCGACAGGATCCCGACGACCGCGAGGATCCCGAGGCCCCCGATGGCCAGCAGCGCATCCATGCGCGTTGGTCCCTTCCACGGCAGTGACGCCCCGGGCGACCGGCGAGCGGCCCGGTAAAGGCGGAGCGCCAGGAACGAAAGGAGATATCTGACGAGGAACCACGCCGCGAGAACGAGAACCGCGATGGCGACGGTGAGGGCGACCGCGACTCCGGCCCGGTTCATACGCCTCCCGCGCGTCCCCGCCCGCTCGCCGGCAGGATTTTACCGTACAATGCTCTCGCGATGGCCGTCCAGCGGGGCAATGCCTGGCCGCGAACCGTTGCCGAAGCGCGCGAGCTTCAGGAGCGGCTTCGGTCGCGGGTGCGGCTGACGGGTGGCCCGCGGCGAGTCAGACTGGTTGCCGGAGCTGACCTCGCGTACAGTCGCGACGGCCGTTGGGCGTGGGCCGCGGTGGCGCTGCTGACCTTGCCCGACGGCCGCCTGGTGGAGTCTGCCACAGCGGCCGGGCCACCACCGTTCCCCTACGTGCCCGGTTACC
Protein-coding sequences here:
- a CDS encoding methylmalonyl-CoA mutase family protein; protein product: MLDPKKLDAIRHEQKTWEAGELSAFQARRPERQDSFTTLSGRELKRLYTPVDVEGTDYANDLGFPGQFPFTRGPYPTMYRAQPWTMRQIAGFGTAQDTNARFKYLIAQGQTGLSVDFDMPTLMGYDSDDPRAFGEVGREGVAADTLADMEELFDGIDLGSISVSMTINPTAWILLAMYVALAEKRGIPKAKLSGTVQNDTIKEFTAQKEWIYPVKPSIRIVRDSIIYSVQHLPHYNPVNISGYHIREAGATAVQEAAFTLAAGIAYVEEVRRTGLDVDAFAPRLSFYFISHSDFFEEIAKFRAARRCWARIMKERFGARRPESMRLRFHCQTAGSSLTAVQPMNNVVRTAYQALAAVLGGCQSLHTNGMDEALAIPSEEAMKLALRTQQILLEETGVANSVDPLGGSYLVEALTEQTEREIRAYLNRIDAMGGTVAALERNFFQQEIADAAYAYQRAKERGEEIVVGVNKFREPEPEEPEIPLHVLDPRTEQIQKERLARVKRERDSARVQKLLKELQEVARTDANLMPVTIECVKAYASEGEIVNALKEVFATYREPIVF
- a CDS encoding GNAT family N-acetyltransferase; protein product: MLEIRHGGPDDIGSCLSLAAELIDSRRGQGLIQAALDRRQLLVARDDGRVVGFLTYRTDWFNCTFVSVAVVTPDRRREGIARALFRAVEERSPGPRLFSSTDETNAASIRMHSALGFTASGYIDNLPQGYRELLFYKRLPGRIEHGHDGVSILGDSDGATHA
- a CDS encoding phenylacetate--CoA ligase family protein — encoded protein: MTTWPPSYHEGYWPEPSSPCWFKDRECQDPESRDAEILRKIQAVMRWAWERGPFYRRKWEAVGLDPGDIKSLQDFRKVPVLTKQELREDQAAHPPFGSYLCIEPREVFHIHGTSGTTGKPTAFAIGRDDWRRIANAHARVMWGFGLRPGDTVFFGSFFSLYLGGWGALAGAERLGCVAFPFGAGVPGQTLQALRWLRDIKPTAFYGTPSYGLYVAEKARQEGIDPKEFGIKILFFSGEPGGSIPSTKQRIEEAYGGICVDTGSTAEMTPWMTNGECVFRAGMHLWQDIVYAELLHPDTKEPVPFGGEGVLIYNHLERTSQPMIRFWSGDLARWTDTPCECGRTYPRLPGGIYGRVDDMFIVRGENVYPSAIEDVLRATRGFGEEFRIIISREEIMDELVVQAEYTRDIAARAERNPEVLEALRKEMAERLRAAIGLWPKVQLMPPDALPRTEFKARRVVDNRNLFRELREGKKDA
- a CDS encoding alpha/beta hydrolase; translation: MPRVKVNGVSLAVQDWPGKGAAAVCIHGLTANHACWASIADILSPDYRLIAYDLRGRGESDKPEKGYSLQIHCQDLVGLLDHFGVKKAIIMGHSLGAHIGVCFAARFPQRVSKLVLVDGGIDVRAEILDSLAPAINRLGIEFPSMDAFLQLMQSLPMLAGRWNDYLERYFRYDVETLSSGAVRSKVARHAIEEELANLARERLWVYHHQVKCPTLIFRAPDGLLTATDCLMTQEEAEAMAHAIRKSTLVVVPGTNHYTVLLGKNPKVKNALRAFLKAR
- a CDS encoding M28 family peptidase, with translation MVDVKPKEPRPVLDEAARRQIDDLGNRLIKHVTVLAGEIGERNLFRPQGLRAAAEYIRQSWTAQGFPVAEEPFEVAGQRCVNLIVEQPGAGRPHEIVLVGAHYDSLIGTAGANDNATGVAVLLELSAALKAARPLRTVRVVAFVNEEPPFFHSEQMGSRLHALNARRRHEKIVAMVSLETLGYYAHGAGSQRYPFPFGAFYPDRADFLAVVGNLASRPLVVEFLRHLMAATDFPVEGVATFPWIPGVDWSDHWSFWKEGYPAVMLTDTALYRYPEYHSPGDLPGRISQEEFARAAHGIIGAVRRLADSP